CAATCCTTACATCGAGTTCCCCGGTCCTCACGAACCGGGAGCTCGGTCTAGGCTCCCGCCATGACCACAGGCATGACGTGCAGACGCTGACCCGACGACAGCTCGGCCTCGGTGGCGCGGCCGCCCTTGCTGCCGCGGCCAGCTCGACCCTCCTCCAGCCTGCTGGTGGGACGACAATGCGGCTCGGCTTGGGCGCGATGAAGCCGACCAACCTGCGGATCGGCGCGATCCTGCCCACTTCGCCGTGGGACGCCGAGCTGCCACGTCGGCTCGTGGCCGGGCTGCGCGAGGCCCTGGCCGCTCCTGGCTGGCTCTCCACGGAGATTGTCGAGCGCGACGTGGAGGGCGGCATCATCGGCATCCAGCAGGCCGGAAGCGAGCTGCTCGCCGAGGACGTCGATGTCCTGCTGGCGGTCACGAACCCGCTTGCCGCCGACCGCGTCGTCATCGATGCGTCGGACGCAGCGGTTCCGCTGCTGGTGTCCACCTTCGGGGCGATGACCGCCCGTGGCCTCGGCCGTCCGGAGGTTCCGGCGGTCGTGCACGGCCTGCACATGGCCGACGCCGGGGCCGCGCTGGGCGCGTGGACCGTACGGCACAACGGCCCGCGGGTCGGTGTGCTGGCCAGGGACCGCGAAGCCATGTTCGACCTGCTGTCGGAGTTCGGCCGTGGGGTCACCAGCGCGGGGGGAACCCTGGTCACCGTGGAGGTCGTCCACGAGGTCGGTCAGGTCGCCGATGCCCTCGACCGCATGCACGCCGCCGGGATCGACACCTTGCACCTGGAGGTCGGTGGCGTCGATGCACCCACGTACCTGGACGTGGTCACGAGCTCCTCCGTCGCAGGCCTGCCGCGGACCGCAGGCCCCTCTGCGGGCGACCCGGGCGCCACGTCGTGTGCCTCCTGGGGGTCGGGGCAGGACCCGGCCCACCAGCTCGGGGTCGAGACGGGATCGTTGCTGGCGGCAGCAGTGCGACGAGGTCGCGGTCGCATGGCGCCGATGGCTGGGCTCTCCTTCACGACCGAGCGGGGCACGGTGTCGATCGACCCGAGGACTGGTGTGTCCTCCGGTCCGGTTTTTCTCGGCGGTTCGGCGGACGTTGTCGCCGTCCCGCCGGGGGCTCACGGATCCCTCGTGCAGCCGGTGACGGGCGTGCTGTCGGAGTACGGATGCTTCTGACCGATCCTGGCGAGGCAGACGTCCGGTTCTTCGAGGAACGACTCGGCGCCGAGCTGGTGCTGGCCGAGACCGATCGTGTCCGGCTCGAGCTGGTGGCAGCCGAGCCCCGCAGGACCGGACCGGACGACGACGGCACGACGGCGTTCGTGGTCACCTTCCACGGCCCGCCCGCTCCAGTCCTCGAGCAGGGCACATGGACGCTACGGGGCGACGAGATCGACATGCCCCTGTTCGTGGTGCCGACCGGTCCGACCGAGGACGCTCGGGCCATGTGCTACGACGCGGTGTTCACCCGGCTCGCCTGATCCGAGGCGGCCTGTCGCCACCCCATCAGCCAGTGGGTGTCGCCGAGACGACCGGTCACCTGGAATCCGAGCCGGGCGTAGAACCTGAGCCCGGCGTCGTTCGTGACGTCCACGGCGTGGCCGAGGATGCGTCCCGTGGCCTTGGCCTCGTCCTGCAGCCCCCTGATCAGCACGGTCCCGATCCCGCGGTTGCGGTGCGTGTCGACGATGGCGATGTCGAGGAGGCGGATCTCCTCGGTCCGCCGGTCGACCCACAGGCGGCCAACGTCCACGCCATCGGCCACGACGATGTGATGGTCGGACGTGGGGAACCGGCGTCGGTAGTCGCTGGCCTGCGCGTGGAACTGCGAGTCGACCAACGCGGCGGCCTGTGCGGGGGGAAGCGGCAGGTCGCCGAGCATCCGCCCCCGGACATCGGCGAACAAGGCGCGCAGGAACGACTCGTCCGCCGGGTCGACCGCCCTGAGCGAGACCGCAGGGGTCGGGCGGGGAACCCAGCGCCCGTCGTGCTCCGTCCGATGCACGTCAGTTCCGGGACGGGAAGACGCCCTGGAGTGCGATGATCCAGCGCACCGCCAGGAACGGCTGCATGTTCTCGTGGGACTGGCCGCCACCGGTGTTGGTCGAGGAATCCATCGGCGTCGTGGACCCCCCGGCTGGTGCGTACTGCTGGACGCCGCGCCCGGACGCCGGCAGCTCGCCGGTCGGGTCGTCGTCCCTGGCGGTCCGGTTGGAGACGGCGGACCCGTGGGAATGCGACGGCATTGTCGGCGCCGTCAACGTGACCCGCTCCGCTCCCCCCTTCTGCCCCAATGGTCTGGGGGAAAGACCCGGGCCGTTGCCGGGTCCGATCACGGCACGACCACGGCAGTCGGGAAGCCCGAACGTGGTCCTGCCGTCCCCGCCATAGGTGGTACCGAGGAGGGAGAACAACGCGGTGTTCTGCGAGATCGGCAGCAGCTGACCCTCGCAGAACGCCCAGGCGCGGGGTGCGAAGTTCGGCGCCCACGCGCGGACCTCGGCGATGAATGGTTCGGCCACGGGATACTCCTGTCAGTTCCTGCTGGGGAAAACGCCCTGGAGCGCGATGCAGTAGTACATCGCGATGAAGGGCTGCATGTTCTCGTGTGGCAGGCCACCACCGGCAGGGGCGATGGTCGGCATCGTGCCGAGCGGCGGACGCGAGCCATACGCCCGCGTGGTGCCGTCGGTGTCGGCCAGCACGTTACCGGTGGGGTCGGTCGTCGTTGCGGGGTCACTGCTGGCTGGCCACCCGTGGGTGTGCGCTGGCAGGTGCTGCTGGGTCAGCGTGACGGTCTCTGCACCGAACGTCTGCCCCTGCCGATAGTCCTGTAGGCCGGGCCCCTGACCGGTGTGCACCGGGCCACGACCACGCAGGTCCGGCAGCGCGAAGTTCGTGCGGCCGTCGCCGCCGTACATGGTGCCCAGGAGGGAGAAGAGCGCTTGGTTCTGCGAGATCTGCAGGAGCTGGCCTTCGCAGAACGCGAAGCCTCGTGGGGCGAAGTTGCCGGCGAAGATGATGATCTCACCGAGGAAGGGTTCCGACATGGGTGGTACCTGTCTGCTCGAATCTCAGTTTCGCGAGGGGAACTGGCCCTGGACGCAGATCACCCAACGAAGGGTGATGCTCGGCATCCGGTTCTCGTGCGCTTGGTCGCCGCCGGACGACCCGGCTGCCCCCGCCGCCAGAGTGCCTGCGCCCGGGCCGGACCGGTACAACGGATCCGTCGAGGTGGCGAACAGGTTGCCGTCCGGGTCCTCTGTCGTTGCGTCGGCGTCGGCCGCCGTGATGGTGTGGCTGTGCGACCCCATCTCGTTCAGGCTCAACGTGTGCAGCTCCTGGCCAGCCTTCTGGCCCTGCGACCTCGACGTCAGTCCTGGACCGTTGCCGGCCGCGATGGGCAGCCGCCCTCGCAGGTCCGGAAGGGCGAACGTCGTGCGGCCGTCGCCGCCGTAGATGGTGCCGAGAAGGCTGAAGAGCGCCGTGTTGGACGAAATGGCCAGCAGCTGGCCGTTGCAGTCCATCCAGCCGCGGGGGGCGAAGTTGCCTCCGAAGAGCATGAGGTCGCCGAGATAGGGATTAGCGGACATGAAGGGGCCCTTTCAGCGTGTGTCAGGGAGGCTGCAGTTGGTTGCGGAACCGTTCTGGACACCGGGCGTGAGCACAACTGCCGAGGACAACATGTTGTTGGCCTCGAGGTAGGGCTGCGGGCTGGTCGTGTTGGCGTTGCCCTCGACCGTCAGCGTTCCGGAGTCATGCCAGAGGAACAAGCCGTCACCGGCGGGATCACCGGTGAGGGTGTTGCCGGTGATGTCCAGGCAGCTGGTCCCCGGCGCGTCGTCGATGAAGATCTCGAGGCCGCTGAAGGCCGTGATCGTGTGGTTGGTGATCGTGGCAGCCAACGAACCGCCGGTTGTTGGCGCACCGGCGGAGTCGACGAAGATGCCCGACAGCGGATCGGCCCCGGCAGTGGCGTTGTCATCCAGTCGCACGACCACCTCGTCGGATCCGTCGCCGCGGAGGACCTCGTAGCCGACCTCGCCGGTGTTGGTCACGGTGTTGCCGGTGACGGTTGCCTCCAGCAGGCCAGCCGCATCGCTGAAGCTGGCAACGCTCACGCCGGCGTAGTCCCCTGCGCTGTCGACTTCGGTGCCGAGACCGATCTGGTTGTTGGTGATCGTGGAGTGGAGCTGCGGATCGTCGGTCGGATCGTTGGCGTCGATGAAGACGAAGATCCCGGTTTGGTTCCCCACTGGGTTGTCGATGGCCACCGTGTTGTTGTCGAACTCCACGACCCCGTCGGCGTCGCCTGACGACACGACGGCCAGCGGGCTTGCGCTGTTGACGACGACCTCGCTGTTGATGACGTTGACATCACCTCGGCCCAGTCCGAGGAACTCGGTGAGCACTCCCTCGCTCTGGCTGCCGGCGGTGAACGGTGACAGTGAACCGATCGTGATGTCGTCGATGAGGAAGGACTGCATGGAGTTCGCCCCCGTAGCGCCCTGGGTGCCGATGGTTCCGGCCCTGGGAACGACGTCGTCACCTGCTTGGAGGTGCACCCCGTATCCGGACACACCGTCGATGTCCAGACCGGCGATCGTGCCGGTCGGGATCGTGGCCGTCGTGCCGACGGCTCGCAGCATGACCGCCGAACCCGCGTTGCCGACCGTCTGGATGT
The nucleotide sequence above comes from Euzebya pacifica. Encoded proteins:
- a CDS encoding phage tail protein, with the translated sequence MAEPFIAEVRAWAPNFAPRAWAFCEGQLLPISQNTALFSLLGTTYGGDGRTTFGLPDCRGRAVIGPGNGPGLSPRPLGQKGGAERVTLTAPTMPSHSHGSAVSNRTARDDDPTGELPASGRGVQQYAPAGGSTTPMDSSTNTGGGQSHENMQPFLAVRWIIALQGVFPSRN
- a CDS encoding GNAT family N-acetyltransferase; translation: MHRTEHDGRWVPRPTPAVSLRAVDPADESFLRALFADVRGRMLGDLPLPPAQAAALVDSQFHAQASDYRRRFPTSDHHIVVADGVDVGRLWVDRRTEEIRLLDIAIVDTHRNRGIGTVLIRGLQDEAKATGRILGHAVDVTNDAGLRFYARLGFQVTGRLGDTHWLMGWRQAASDQASRVNTAS
- a CDS encoding phage tail protein, coding for MSANPYLGDLMLFGGNFAPRGWMDCNGQLLAISSNTALFSLLGTIYGGDGRTTFALPDLRGRLPIAAGNGPGLTSRSQGQKAGQELHTLSLNEMGSHSHTITAADADATTEDPDGNLFATSTDPLYRSGPGAGTLAAGAAGSSGGDQAHENRMPSITLRWVICVQGQFPSRN
- a CDS encoding phage tail protein, which codes for MSEPFLGEIIIFAGNFAPRGFAFCEGQLLQISQNQALFSLLGTMYGGDGRTNFALPDLRGRGPVHTGQGPGLQDYRQGQTFGAETVTLTQQHLPAHTHGWPASSDPATTTDPTGNVLADTDGTTRAYGSRPPLGTMPTIAPAGGGLPHENMQPFIAMYYCIALQGVFPSRN
- a CDS encoding DUF6916 family protein, whose protein sequence is MLLTDPGEADVRFFEERLGAELVLAETDRVRLELVAAEPRRTGPDDDGTTAFVVTFHGPPAPVLEQGTWTLRGDEIDMPLFVVPTGPTEDARAMCYDAVFTRLA